The Blautia pseudococcoides genome segment TATTTGCAAGTATTTTTATTAAAAATCCGGATAGTTTACATAAGACAGGGGAACATGAAGTCCACAGATTTGAGGGAAAACAGTATTCCTCCATGGAGATGATCAAGACCAAAAAGTTCTATTTCCTTCTGGCAACCATGCTGTTCGGCCTGATCCCATACCTTATTTTATCCCCCCTTTCCCAAACTGTTCAGATGGATAGGGGAATCGCATCAACCGTGGCAGTGGCAGCAGTTATGGCAGGCTCAGTATTCAATGCGGGTACACGCCTGGCACTCCCCACAGCAGCAGATAAAGTGGGCAGGATCATTTGTCTGAAAGTGGTTCTGGCGGTGGCAGCGGCAGCCATGGTGCTGCTGGTCATAGCTCCGGCAGCAGTCACAACCGTCTGCGTGGTATTGGTATATGCATGTTATGGCGGTATTATGGGCAGCTTCCCGTCGCTGACAAGCAACATATTCGGCATGGCACATTCCGGTGAAAATTACGGATACGTTATGCTGGGTATCGCAGTTGCCACACTGGGAGCCCCTGCGATCACAAACACAGTTCTCGGACAGGGATATGACATCAACGTGGTATTTGTCATCGGGGCTGTCTGCGCGGCAATTTCCTTCCTGTTCCTGCTTCTTCTGGAGAGGGAAATGAAAAGGGAGAAATCAGAGGTTGTGGCAATGGGAACGAAAAGTTTTGCGAAATGAATTTATTGATATAAAGGAGAGGAAAAAATTATGGCACTGGTAAAAATGAAAACATTACTGGAAAATGCAGCAAAAAACAACAGAGGATGCGGTGCATTCAGCGTAGGCAATATGGAAATGGTAAAAGGAGCTGTCCGTGCGGCTGAGGAGCTTGACACTCCCATCATCCTGCAGATCGCGGAAGTCCGTCTGAAACACTCCCCTCTTGATCTGATGGGACCCATGATGGTGCAGGCAGCCAAATCTGCAAAGGTGGATGTTGCGGTGCATCTGGATCACGGCCTTACCTTTGAGACTGTGCAGAGAGCTTTGGAACTGGGCTTCACCTCTGTGATGCTGGATGCCTCCACACTTCCTTTTGAAGAAAATATTGCAGACACCAAAAAGGTTGTGGAGCTGGCTGCAAAATACGGTGCGACCGTGGAGGCAGAGCTTGGCCTGGTAGGCGGCAGCGAGGACGGAAGCTGCGACCACGGCATTCGCTGTACAGACCCGGATGATGCCAAAGTATTCGCGGAGCAGACCGGTATCGACGCTCTCGCGGTGGCCATCGGAAATGCACACGGAAATTATCCGTCAGCCCCAAAGCTGGCCTTTGACGTGCTGGAACAGATTCACAATAAAGTGGATATCCCTCTGGTACTTCACGGAGGCAGCGGCATCACGGATTCTGATTTCCAGAAGGCTGTCTCTCTTGGGATCAAGAAAGTAAATATTGCAACAGCAAGTTTCAACTGTCTGACAAAGAAGGTGGAAGAGTACATTGCCACAGAGGGAAAACACAATTACTTTGACTTGAATGAAGCGATGGTACAGGGAACATATGAGAATGTGAAACGTCACATTCTGGTATTCAACACACCGTACCGGGCACAGTAAGGGAAGTATATAGAAAATAAAGCACCGGATAACAGTGTAAGCTGTTGTCCGGTATTTTAAAACATTAACGGGGAAATGGTGGTTTACATAAAAAGGGGAAAGACTTGTGAGGGAGATATTGTGAAAGAGAATAAAACCGGTGTAAAGACAAAATATCTGATACTGATATTTGGTGCCTTTGCCATATTTTTTACAGGGTATCCGCATATTGGGTCCATATATCAGCCATATGCCATCTGGGGGGAGGTATGGATATCAATGTGGTATTTGCCATAGGTTCCCTGTGCGGCGGGGCGGCACTTGTATTTTTACTGCTGCTGGAGCGGGAGTTAAAAAGAGAGGCGGCTGTACAGACGCAGCCTGGAATAGAATAAACACAGAGGAAAAGGTCCGGTTTTGATATGATACCTCCTAAGTAGACAAGGTAAATAACCAAAATCTACTTAGGGGGTAATTTTTATGCCAAAATCAAAACATTCTACTGAATTCCCAGCTAAAGTTTCACAAGAATATCCAGATGGCAAAGGGTCAGAAACGGTCTACTTGACAGGGGGCATATCATTTATGCTCCGGGCCTTTTTTGTGCTCTGTATTCTTTAGGGGTCATATTTGTATACTCCCGAAAGACTTTATTAAAGTAAGAAGGGGAGGAAAAGCCCACAAATTCAGAAATCTTATTGATGCTCAGATTAGAGGTTATGAGCATTTTTTTTGCGTTGTCGATCCTGATCTGTATGATGGCTTTGTTTGGGGTGATACCGTATTCTTTTTTCAGGCAGCGTATGATATGGACCGGGTGGAAGTTAAAATAATCGGCAATGCTTTCCAGGGTGAGCTGTGTGTGAAAGTTCTGCAGTATGTATTCCATAATATTGGCAGCCAGCAGTTCCGAGGAATTTCTCTGGGGCTGGAAAACCTGCACAAAGCTCAGCAGCCTGAAGAAAAGCTCCTGGCACTCCAGGGGGGATAAAGGGGCCTGATCCTGGGTCTCCTTCTGCTGGTATTTGTCTATATTGGCTGAAATCAATTTTGAAAATATGGATGTGAATTCACTGCTTTCCATGGGTGTCATTTTTTTATATAAGGGAAGGGTGAGGGTGCTTTTCCGGTCTGTATAGGTACTCAGGGATTTCCGTTCTTCTTTCACCAGATGGAATTCACCGGCGTATTGATAATTTCCCACACTTCTGAAATGAAGCCAGTCAAATTTAGTCTTTTCCGCCACTTTTTTGTGGCCGTAATGGGTGGAGTCCGGTTTTAAGATAAGCAGTTCATTTTCCCGGAGATGATAAGCAGCATCTCCGTCCGTAATATAAAGTTCCCCGTATTCAATAAAAATCAAATCAAAGATACCGATATTGCTTCTTCTGCCGTGTGCGTCTCCGGGACGGTAAAGCGCAGACCCGGCAATAATGAAATGGGGGTAAGGGGGAGTAGAAAAGTTCACATATTCCATGGCGGCCTCCTATCAAATATGTTTATATTTTACTATAATTATAAATGAATATTTGTTGTAAATCAACGATTAAAGAAAAATATTGCATGATGATGTGTTGAATTATTACAATTTTATGCTGTTAATATTTTACTATTTTGGGTAAAGAATATGAATTTACTTATAGAAAAAGCTTTTGTATAATATACCCAAGATATCGGTCCGATACAACGTAAAACACATCAAAATGCATAATGGGGCAGACAAAAGGGGTCTGCATCCGAGGAGGAAAATTATGAAAGCAGGAAAAATGAAAAAATGGGCAGCTCTTTCTATGACATCGCTTATGGCAGTTTAGAAGCAGTGGTCCAGCGCCAGGATCGGAGATTTGCTGTACTGTATCCAGTGGTATTGTGAGCAGGGAGAGAAGGAGCATATCCATACAGAGGGTGTTTCGTTTGACATCCATGCACTGGTGCAGATGCTCCGTGAGCAGGCGCTTGACTGGGCTGATATATTTGAGAATTTTCCATTTACCAGGCCCGCGGGTTATTACTATAACTGGGATAAGGAGTACAGCCATTTTTCATGGGAGGATTACCATGACACCATGAAATACCACGCCAATCATATTGTAAATGTGACCATGGGATTTAAATATCCGGCAATGCTGTCTTATTTCTTTGAAGACAGGGATTATGAGGCAATTTCCCTAGCAGGAATGGAGAATGCCCGGAAATATCACGGGGTAGCAAGCGGCGCTGTAAACGGAGATGAGCATTTAAGCGGAAATAACCCTTCCCAGGGCGCGGAACTCTGCTCCGTGGTGGAGTACATGTTCAGCCTTCAGACCATGCTGGAAGCCTTCGGCCTTCCAGGATTTGCGGATCAAATGGAGCGGCTGGCTTACAATGCGCTGCCTGCCACCATCACAGAGGATTTTATGGCCCATCAGTATGTACAGCAGGCAAACCAGGTGCTGGTCAGCTGGGCCAAACGATGCTGGTTCAATAATAATGAGGAGTCCAACATGTTTGGGCTGGAGCCGAATTTTGGCTGCTGCACAGCAAATATGCATCAGGGCTGGCCGAAGTTCGTGAAGAGCCTGTGGTACAGAGCGGAGGATCTGGGATTGGTTTCCATGGTATTTGCCCCATGCAGGCTGGAGACAGAGGCAGAGGGAAGAAAGGTATGCATCAGGGAGGAGACAGAATATCCTTTCAAAGATAAAATTACATTCCACGTGGAGGAAGCCTCCCATGAAAACCTGGAATTCCGCATCAGAATTCCCCAGTGGTGCAGCACCTATAAACTATACAAAAACGAAACTTGCATAAAAGAAGAGGATCACAGAGAAAAGACAGGAGTCATAATGCCTGTGTGCAGAGGGCTTAAGACAGGTGATGTGATCCGGGCAGAGTTTTCCATGGACATTGAAAGATCCTATTGGTTCCATAACAGCATGGCAGTGGAAAGAGGTCCCCTGGTGTATGCCCTGGACATGAAAGAAAGATGGAAAACAGTAAAAGAGGTAGCCGGAGTCAGGGATTATGAGGTTTATCCGGAAAGTGCCTGGAATTATGCATTGGAAGAAAGTCCGGCTTTTGAAGTCAGCATAAACCCAGTGGGAGAAACACCTTTTTCAAAAGCGCATCCTCCGGTGAAGCTGAAAACTAAAGGGCGGCGGCTAGACGCCTGGGAACTGGAAGCAAACAGCGCGGGAATCCTTCCAACCAGTCCCGTACGTCCGGACGGTGAGGAGGAAGAGATTGGTTTGATCCCTTATGGCTGCACAAAACTGAGAGTCAGTCAATTTCCATGGTACATAAACGAGGACAGATAAATGCACCTGGAGGGGAAACTAAAATACTATGCAGGGAAGGTCCTCAGACGACCGGGACGGTATGGAATACTCTGCAGGGGGCAGCGGAATCCGTCTTACCTTAAATTCTTATATGACAGCAGCAGCCTATGGGCTATAAAACAAGGCTGAGGGAACGCATCACCTGCGTTCCCCCAGCCTTATTTTTCCTCTTCTCTATCCATAAAATCTCTGTGTTCTTCCTCCAGCTCTTTTACAAGATGAGCAAATGTCCAGAAGCAGTTCTGGGATGTGAGGACTGCTTTTAAGGCAACGGACGGAAGTTCTCCGTTCTTCATCATACGAAGAAGGTGGTTCAGGTTATCGTCAGTGAAATTACACATAACCATAACATCCACAGGAATAGAAGGAAGGTTTTCCAGCATGGATATTTTCCGCGGAGGAAAGCCTTTAATTTTCGCCAGATATCCCACTGTCTGCAGTACATTTTGTGGGAGTATGGGAGAAAAATCAAATCCCATACGGCGTGCCGCTTTTTCCAAAACTTTTCCCTTTTCCGTCTGCCCATT includes the following:
- a CDS encoding MFS transporter, encoding MTGKANSKTKYLILIFGAFAVFFTGYPHIWSIYQPYAMELTGWSQSQASMCFYLYFVTFVLGNIFGGRIQDKYSPRIAVIFGGGIFTVSVLLCALALRPSPMMMYFTYGILQGFGQGMIYTTIISTAQKWFPGRTGFASGVIVTANGLFGFFMAPFSRALLSGQGIKVTFLVIGAMIGISWIFASIFIKNPDSLHKTGEHEVHRFEGKQYSSMEMIKTKKFYFLLATMLFGLIPYLILSPLSQTVQMDRGIASTVAVAAVMAGSVFNAGTRLALPTAADKVGRIICLKVVLAVAAAAMVLLVIAPAAVTTVCVVLVYACYGGIMGSFPSLTSNIFGMAHSGENYGYVMLGIAVATLGAPAITNTVLGQGYDINVVFVIGAVCAAISFLFLLLLEREMKREKSEVVAMGTKSFAK
- a CDS encoding class II fructose-bisphosphate aldolase — translated: MALVKMKTLLENAAKNNRGCGAFSVGNMEMVKGAVRAAEELDTPIILQIAEVRLKHSPLDLMGPMMVQAAKSAKVDVAVHLDHGLTFETVQRALELGFTSVMLDASTLPFEENIADTKKVVELAAKYGATVEAELGLVGGSEDGSCDHGIRCTDPDDAKVFAEQTGIDALAVAIGNAHGNYPSAPKLAFDVLEQIHNKVDIPLVLHGGSGITDSDFQKAVSLGIKKVNIATASFNCLTKKVEEYIATEGKHNYFDLNEAMVQGTYENVKRHILVFNTPYRAQ
- a CDS encoding AraC family transcriptional regulator, whose product is MEYVNFSTPPYPHFIIAGSALYRPGDAHGRRSNIGIFDLIFIEYGELYITDGDAAYHLRENELLILKPDSTHYGHKKVAEKTKFDWLHFRSVGNYQYAGEFHLVKEERKSLSTYTDRKSTLTLPLYKKMTPMESSEFTSIFSKLISANIDKYQQKETQDQAPLSPLECQELFFRLLSFVQVFQPQRNSSELLAANIMEYILQNFHTQLTLESIADYFNFHPVHIIRCLKKEYGITPNKAIIQIRIDNAKKMLITSNLSINKISEFVGFSSPSYFNKVFREYTNMTPKEYRAQKRPGA
- a CDS encoding beta-L-arabinofuranosidase domain-containing protein; amino-acid sequence: MLYCIQWYCEQGEKEHIHTEGVSFDIHALVQMLREQALDWADIFENFPFTRPAGYYYNWDKEYSHFSWEDYHDTMKYHANHIVNVTMGFKYPAMLSYFFEDRDYEAISLAGMENARKYHGVASGAVNGDEHLSGNNPSQGAELCSVVEYMFSLQTMLEAFGLPGFADQMERLAYNALPATITEDFMAHQYVQQANQVLVSWAKRCWFNNNEESNMFGLEPNFGCCTANMHQGWPKFVKSLWYRAEDLGLVSMVFAPCRLETEAEGRKVCIREETEYPFKDKITFHVEEASHENLEFRIRIPQWCSTYKLYKNETCIKEEDHREKTGVIMPVCRGLKTGDVIRAEFSMDIERSYWFHNSMAVERGPLVYALDMKERWKTVKEVAGVRDYEVYPESAWNYALEESPAFEVSINPVGETPFSKAHPPVKLKTKGRRLDAWELEANSAGILPTSPVRPDGEEEEIGLIPYGCTKLRVSQFPWYINEDR
- a CDS encoding DUF3783 domain-containing protein; its protein translation is MIRRPNILYYNNGQTEKGKVLEKAARRMGFDFSPILPQNVLQTVGYLAKIKGFPPRKISMLENLPSIPVDVMVMCNFTDDNLNHLLRMMKNGELPSVALKAVLTSQNCFWTFAHLVKELEEEHRDFMDREEEK